The proteins below are encoded in one region of Neoasaia chiangmaiensis:
- a CDS encoding 2OG-Fe(II) oxygenase family protein — MAITLNYGALADTPVAPSPFPHVAVPGFVSEADLTALVAAMPDMRSGGSYPPEGLNLSPLVADLVAQLQGPRLKSLIAAKFGLDLDDAPTMLTLRGRTREKDGRIHRDSDAKLVTILLYLNPQSAAWTAQEGCLRLLRGPDDIEDYAVEIPPSHGTLLVFPNGPDTWHGHRQYVGTRYTIQLNYMATSNKARYEMRRHRLSALLKRLPLAG; from the coding sequence ATGGCCATCACCCTGAACTATGGCGCGCTTGCCGACACGCCGGTCGCGCCGTCCCCCTTCCCGCATGTCGCCGTCCCCGGCTTCGTCAGCGAAGCCGACCTGACCGCACTGGTCGCGGCCATGCCGGACATGCGATCGGGCGGGTCCTACCCGCCGGAGGGCCTCAACCTGTCGCCGCTCGTGGCGGATCTGGTCGCACAGCTTCAGGGCCCGCGTCTCAAATCGCTGATCGCCGCGAAGTTCGGCCTCGATCTGGACGATGCACCGACGATGCTCACATTGCGCGGCCGCACGCGGGAAAAGGACGGGCGCATCCACCGTGATTCGGACGCCAAGCTTGTCACGATCCTGCTTTATCTCAATCCGCAAAGCGCGGCATGGACAGCGCAGGAAGGCTGCCTGCGCCTCCTGCGTGGGCCTGACGATATCGAGGACTACGCGGTGGAGATTCCGCCGTCGCACGGCACGCTTCTGGTCTTCCCGAATGGCCCCGACACATGGCACGGGCACAGGCAATATGTCGGCACGCGCTATACGATCCAGCTGAATTACATGGCCACGAGCAACAAGGCGCGTTACGAAATGCGCCGCCATCGCCTGTCGGCGCTGCTGAAACGCCTGCCGCTGGCGGGCTGA
- a CDS encoding multidrug effflux MFS transporter, with protein MSFSQQVSPPRRLTGGQIVLLGLVSTIGPISTDMYLPAFPQLERDLGHGPGSAQMTLACWFIGLAVGQFCLGPLSDRFGRRNPLVIGLGVYTLASVCLALTSNYTLFCLLRFLAALGGAISSTAPRAIVRDVATGHEAVRLTSQLTLVFGVGPILAPTLGSLLLLAGSWRLIFWSGAIASLLLIVACLVILPDTLPPQYRRALPPVEILRRYSFLFRERVFISSALIASFSSFVMFAYLANAPLLFEHMLGFSPGGFATFFGINAAGFILATQINSRLAHRHSFIRIMQGGMLSALSFGLLLLLVSATGLSGPDNPWLLCALIIATTFSLGFIGPNATVLSLTHHAHQAGSASALLGTLNFAVGGSSGILMACLPPSHLSSTAIGMLAGVAGMWLCNFWRRRDPDHDVLPT; from the coding sequence GTGTCTTTTTCGCAACAGGTTTCCCCACCGAGACGCCTGACCGGCGGACAGATCGTCCTGCTCGGCCTCGTCAGCACGATCGGTCCAATCTCCACCGACATGTATCTGCCGGCCTTCCCCCAGCTGGAGCGCGATCTCGGTCACGGCCCCGGTTCGGCACAGATGACTCTGGCTTGCTGGTTTATCGGCCTGGCCGTCGGCCAGTTCTGCCTCGGGCCGCTGTCAGACCGTTTCGGGCGACGCAATCCGCTGGTGATCGGTCTGGGTGTCTACACCCTTGCCTCGGTCTGCCTGGCGCTGACCAGCAACTACACCCTGTTCTGCCTGCTGCGCTTCCTCGCGGCCCTCGGCGGGGCCATCAGCAGCACGGCGCCACGCGCCATCGTGCGCGATGTCGCGACCGGACACGAAGCCGTTCGCCTGACATCGCAGCTCACGCTGGTCTTCGGTGTCGGCCCCATCCTGGCGCCGACACTGGGAAGCCTGCTGCTTCTGGCCGGCAGCTGGCGGCTCATATTCTGGAGTGGCGCCATCGCATCGCTGCTGCTGATCGTCGCCTGCCTCGTCATCCTGCCGGACACGTTGCCGCCGCAGTATCGGCGCGCCCTGCCACCGGTCGAAATCCTGCGGCGTTACAGCTTCCTGTTCCGGGAGCGCGTGTTCATATCGTCGGCACTCATCGCCAGCTTCAGTTCGTTCGTGATGTTCGCCTATCTGGCCAATGCACCGCTGCTCTTCGAACATATGCTAGGGTTCTCGCCCGGCGGGTTCGCAACCTTCTTCGGGATCAACGCCGCCGGCTTCATTCTGGCGACGCAGATCAACAGCCGCCTCGCCCATCGCCATTCGTTCATCAGGATCATGCAGGGCGGCATGCTGTCGGCATTGTCCTTCGGGCTGCTGCTCCTGCTCGTCAGCGCCACCGGCCTGTCCGGTCCCGACAATCCATGGCTGCTTTGCGCCCTCATCATCGCGACGACTTTTTCGCTTGGCTTCATCGGCCCGAACGCCACCGTTCTTTCCCTGACGCACCACGCCCATCAGGCCGGCTCGGCCTCGGCGTTGCTCGGCACGCTCAATTTCGCCGTCGGGGGCAGCAGCGGCATTCTGATGGCCTGCCTGCCGCCCAGTCATCTCAGTTCCACGGCCATCGGCATGCTGGCGGGCGTGGCCGGCATGTGGCTATGCAACTTCTGGCGCCGGCGCGATCCCGATCACGACGTTTTGCCGACTTGA